A region from the Mercenaria mercenaria strain notata chromosome 7, MADL_Memer_1, whole genome shotgun sequence genome encodes:
- the LOC123554983 gene encoding glutathione synthetase-like isoform X2, which produces MYSDVQKDDLKRRNADMSRVKPVEEDYGKPLTPERLDEMIQRVTGWALLNGAQRKITATEFRERVEPVAITLFPSILPVDVLRKAKSLQTSFQTLIYKVANDHEFMKECFSGLLSVDAFTKQLWDIYETVTNEGPAQEVSFTITRNDFMMESTEEDGAKQDCKQVEINTFAASGCGVANSMVDVHRYSLSLQDFPFEEEQLPENNSIDGLAQGLVKAWQLYKNKRAVILFVVEPCTPDHRWLERGVYRLDRSIKVIYRTFPQLIIQMSFGENRKLIVDGAEVAVVYYRYGYAPKHYPTDAEFKLRLGMERSRAIKCPTVAVHLAGCKKIQQVLAEPGVLERFIDDTDVIKDIRSTFVGLYRLDAKDSSKIITQAIQTPERFVLKPQREGGGNNLFGDDLRNYLEKIKESPERSAWTLMDRIQAKRHRNRLIRAGLGPECRNVVSELGIYGVHISTPSSVLENFESGYLIRTKSEEANEGGLCEGISCVDTPFLV; this is translated from the exons ATGTACAGTGATGTACAGAAGGATGACCTAAAACGAA GGAATGCAGATATGTCAAGGGTCAAGCCTGTGGAGGAGGACTATGGAAAGCCATTAACGCCTGAGAGACTTGACGAAATGATTCAACGTGTCACTGGATGGGCTTTATTAAATG gTGCTCAGAGGAAGATAACTGCCACTGAATTTCGTGAAAGAGTCGAACCTGTGGCGATTACGTTGTTTCCTAGTATATTACCAGTCGATGTTCTAAGGAAAGCAAAATCGTTACAAACATCATTCCAGACGTTGATCTACAAAGTAGCAAATGACCATGAATTCATGAAGGAATGTTTCAGTGG GTTACTTAGTGTTGATGCCTTCACTAAACAGCTGTGGGACATTTATGAAACAGTTACAAATGAAGGTCCGGCTCAG GAAGTATCTTTTACAATCACACGAAATGATTTTATGATGGAGTCTACGGAAGAGGACGGTGCAAAACAAGACTGTAAGCAGGTTGAAATCAACACTTTTGCTGCTTCTGGATGCGGGGTAGCCAACAGTATGGTAGACGTTCACAG ATACAGTTTGTCATTGCAGGACTTTCCATTCGAAGAAGAACAG TTACCAGAGAATAACTCTATAGATGGACTGGCACAGGGCCTCGTTAAAGCATGGCAGCTATACAAAAATAAACG tGCTGTCATATTGTTTGTCGTTGAACCATGTACCCCTGACCACCGCTGGTTGGAGAGAGGCGTCTACCGTTTAGACAGATCAATCAAAGTAATATACAGAACATTTCCACAGCTGATAATCCAGATGTCGTTCGGagaaaatagaaaattaattgt TGACGGAGCAGAGGTTGCAGTTGTTTACTACAGATATGGATATGCACCTAAACATTATCCTACAGATGCG GAATTCAAGTTACGATTAGGCATGGAGAGATCTCGCGCAATAAAATGCCCTACCGTCGCAGTTCATCTTGCTGGCTGTAAAAAGATACAGCAAGTGTTGGCCGAACCTGGAGTATTGGAGAGATTTATAGATGATACTGATGTAATAAAAGATATTAGATCTACATTTGTAGGATTATACAGACTAGATGCA AAAgattcaagcaaaataataacgcAAGCTATACAGACACCTGAAAGATTTGTCCTTAAACCACAAAGGGAAGGAGGAG GAAATAATTTATTCGGAGACGACCTAAGAAATTACCTTGAGAAAATAAAAGAATCGCCGGAAAGATCTGCATGGACACTAATGGACCGGATACAAGCCAAAAGACATAGAAATCGTCTGATACGAGCCGGTCTTGGACCCGAATGTAGGAATGTAGTCAGCGAGCTAGGAATCTACGGTGTTCATATCAG cacTCCTTCCTCAGTGCTGGAGAATTTTGAAAGTGGATATTTGATACGTACCAAGTCCGAAGAAGCAAACGAAGGAGGATTATGCGAAGGGATCTCATGTGTCGATACGCCATTTCTTGTTTAG
- the LOC123554983 gene encoding glutathione synthetase-like isoform X6, protein MYSDVQKDDLKRRNADMSRVKPVEEDYGKPLTPERLDEMIQRVTGWALLNGAQRKITATEFRERVEPVAITLFPSILPVDVLRKAKSLQTSFQTLIYKVANDHEFMKECFSGLLSVDAFTKQLWDIYETVTNEGPAQEVSFTITRNDFMMESTEEDGAKQDCKQVEINTFAASGCGVANSMVDVHRYSLSLQDFPFEEEQLPENNSIDGLAQGLVKAWQLYKNKRAVILFVVEPCTPDHRWLERGVYRLDRSIKVIYRTFPQLIIQMSFGENRKLIVDGAEVAVVYYRYGYAPKHYPTDAEFKLRLGMERSRAIKCPTVAVHLAGCKKIQQVLAEPGVLERFIDDTDVIKDIRSTFVGLYRLDAEIIYSETT, encoded by the exons ATGTACAGTGATGTACAGAAGGATGACCTAAAACGAA GGAATGCAGATATGTCAAGGGTCAAGCCTGTGGAGGAGGACTATGGAAAGCCATTAACGCCTGAGAGACTTGACGAAATGATTCAACGTGTCACTGGATGGGCTTTATTAAATG gTGCTCAGAGGAAGATAACTGCCACTGAATTTCGTGAAAGAGTCGAACCTGTGGCGATTACGTTGTTTCCTAGTATATTACCAGTCGATGTTCTAAGGAAAGCAAAATCGTTACAAACATCATTCCAGACGTTGATCTACAAAGTAGCAAATGACCATGAATTCATGAAGGAATGTTTCAGTGG GTTACTTAGTGTTGATGCCTTCACTAAACAGCTGTGGGACATTTATGAAACAGTTACAAATGAAGGTCCGGCTCAG GAAGTATCTTTTACAATCACACGAAATGATTTTATGATGGAGTCTACGGAAGAGGACGGTGCAAAACAAGACTGTAAGCAGGTTGAAATCAACACTTTTGCTGCTTCTGGATGCGGGGTAGCCAACAGTATGGTAGACGTTCACAG ATACAGTTTGTCATTGCAGGACTTTCCATTCGAAGAAGAACAG TTACCAGAGAATAACTCTATAGATGGACTGGCACAGGGCCTCGTTAAAGCATGGCAGCTATACAAAAATAAACG tGCTGTCATATTGTTTGTCGTTGAACCATGTACCCCTGACCACCGCTGGTTGGAGAGAGGCGTCTACCGTTTAGACAGATCAATCAAAGTAATATACAGAACATTTCCACAGCTGATAATCCAGATGTCGTTCGGagaaaatagaaaattaattgt TGACGGAGCAGAGGTTGCAGTTGTTTACTACAGATATGGATATGCACCTAAACATTATCCTACAGATGCG GAATTCAAGTTACGATTAGGCATGGAGAGATCTCGCGCAATAAAATGCCCTACCGTCGCAGTTCATCTTGCTGGCTGTAAAAAGATACAGCAAGTGTTGGCCGAACCTGGAGTATTGGAGAGATTTATAGATGATACTGATGTAATAAAAGATATTAGATCTACATTTGTAGGATTATACAGACTAGATGCA GAAATAATTTATTCGGAGACGACCTAA